A genome region from Neisseria meningitidis includes the following:
- the rpmH gene encoding 50S ribosomal protein L34 — MKRTYQPSVTKRKRTHGFLVRSKTRGGRAVLAARRAKGRKRLAV, encoded by the coding sequence ATGAAACGCACTTATCAACCTTCCGTTACCAAACGCAAACGCACCCACGGCTTCCTCGTGCGCTCCAAAACGCGCGGCGGACGCGCAGTATTGGCCGCACGGCGCGCCAAAGGCCGCAAACGCCTGGCGGTGTAA
- the rnpA gene encoding ribonuclease P protein component — MDYRFGRQYRLLKTDDFSSVFAFRNRRSRDLLQVSRSNGNGLDHPRIGLVVGKKTAKRANERNYMKRVIRDWFRLNKNRLPPQDFVVRVRRKFDRATAKQARAELAQLMFGNPATGCRKQA, encoded by the coding sequence TTGGACTACCGCTTCGGAAGGCAGTACCGCTTGTTGAAAACGGATGATTTTTCATCCGTTTTTGCATTCAGAAACCGCCGCAGCCGCGACCTGCTGCAAGTTTCGCGTTCAAACGGCAACGGGCTGGATCATCCCCGCATCGGTCTGGTGGTCGGCAAAAAAACCGCCAAACGCGCCAACGAACGAAATTATATGAAGCGCGTCATCCGCGACTGGTTCAGATTGAACAAAAACCGGCTGCCGCCGCAGGATTTCGTCGTGCGCGTCCGCCGTAAATTCGACAGGGCTACCGCAAAACAGGCAAGGGCGGAACTGGCACAACTCATGTTCGGCAACCCCGCAACCGGATGCAGGAAACAGGCATGA
- the yidD gene encoding membrane protein insertion efficiency factor YidD: MNFLLSKLLLGLIRFYQYCISPLIPPRCRYTPTCSQYAVEAVKKYGAFKGGRLAIKRIARCHPFGGHGHDPVP; the protein is encoded by the coding sequence ATGAACTTCCTATTGTCCAAACTCCTGCTGGGACTGATACGGTTCTACCAATATTGCATCAGCCCGCTGATTCCGCCGCGCTGCCGTTATACGCCGACCTGTTCGCAATACGCGGTCGAAGCGGTCAAAAAATACGGCGCATTCAAAGGCGGCCGGCTCGCCATCAAGCGCATTGCACGCTGCCACCCTTTCGGCGGACACGGACACGACCCCGTTCCCTGA
- the yidC gene encoding membrane protein insertase YidC translates to MDFKRLTAFFAIALVIMIGWEKMFPTPKPVPAPQQTAQQQAVTASAEAALAPATPITVTTDTVQAVIDEKSGDLRRLTLLKYKATGDENKPFILFGDGKEYTYVAQSELLDAQGNNILKGIGFSAPKKQYSLEGDKVEVRLSAPETRGLKIDKVYTFTKGSYLVNVRFDIANGSGQTANLSADYRIVRDHSEPEGQGYFTHSYVGPVVYTPEGNFQKVSFSDLDDDAKSGKSEAEYIRKTPTGWLGMIEHHFMSTWILQPKGGQSVCAAGDCRIDIKRRNDKLYSTSVSVPLAAIQNGAKSEASINLYAGPQTTSVIANIADNLQLAKDYGKVHWFASPLFWLLNQLHNIIGNWGWAIIVLTIIVKAVLYPLTNASYRSMAKMRAAAPKLQAIKEKYGDDRMAQQQAMMQLYTDEKINPLGGCLPMLLQIPVFIGLYWALFASVELRQAPWLGWITDLSRADPYYILPIIMAATMFAQTYLNPPPTDPMQAKMMKIMPLVFSVMFFFFPAGLVLYWVVNNLLTIAQQWHINRSIEKQRAQGEVVS, encoded by the coding sequence ATGGATTTTAAAAGACTCACGGCGTTTTTCGCCATCGCACTGGTGATTATGATCGGATGGGAAAAGATGTTCCCCACTCCGAAGCCCGTCCCCGCGCCCCAACAGACGGCACAACAACAGGCCGTAACCGCTTCCGCCGAAGCCGCGCTCGCGCCCGCAACGCCGATTACCGTAACGACCGACACGGTTCAAGCCGTCATTGATGAAAAAAGCGGCGACCTGCGCCGGCTGACCCTGCTCAAATACAAAGCAACCGGCGACGAAAATAAACCGTTCATCCTGTTTGGCGACGGCAAAGAATACACCTACGTCGCCCAATCCGAACTTTTGGACGCGCAGGGCAACAACATTCTAAAAGGCATCGGCTTTAGCGCACCGAAAAAACAGTACAGCTTGGAAGGCGACAAAGTTGAAGTCCGCCTGAGCGCACCTGAAACACGCGGTCTGAAAATCGACAAAGTTTATACTTTCACCAAAGGCAGCTATCTGGTCAACGTCCGCTTCGACATCGCCAACGGCAGCGGTCAAACCGCCAACCTGAGCGCGGACTACCGCATCGTCCGCGACCACAGCGAACCCGAGGGTCAAGGCTACTTTACCCACTCTTACGTCGGCCCTGTTGTTTATACCCCTGAAGGCAACTTCCAAAAAGTCAGCTTCTCCGACTTGGACGACGATGCCAAATCCGGCAAATCCGAGGCCGAATACATCCGCAAAACCCCGACCGGCTGGCTCGGCATGATTGAACACCACTTCATGTCCACCTGGATCCTCCAACCCAAAGGCGGACAAAGCGTTTGCGCCGCTGGCGACTGCCGTATCGACATCAAACGCCGCAACGACAAGCTGTACAGCACCAGCGTCAGCGTGCCTTTAGCCGCTATCCAAAACGGTGCGAAATCCGAAGCCTCCATCAACCTCTACGCCGGCCCACAGACCACATCCGTTATCGCAAACATCGCCGACAACCTGCAACTGGCCAAAGACTACGGCAAAGTACACTGGTTCGCCTCCCCCCTCTTTTGGCTTTTGAACCAACTGCACAACATCATCGGCAACTGGGGCTGGGCGATTATCGTTTTAACCATCATCGTCAAAGCCGTACTGTATCCATTGACCAACGCCTCTTACCGTTCGATGGCGAAAATGCGTGCCGCCGCGCCCAAACTGCAAGCCATCAAAGAGAAATACGGCGACGACCGTATGGCGCAGCAACAAGCCATGATGCAGCTTTACACAGACGAGAAAATCAACCCGCTGGGCGGCTGCCTGCCTATGCTGTTGCAAATCCCCGTCTTCATCGGATTGTATTGGGCATTGTTCGCCTCCGTAGAATTGCGCCAGGCACCTTGGCTGGGTTGGATTACCGACCTCAGCCGCGCCGACCCCTACTACATCCTGCCCATCATTATGGCGGCAACGATGTTCGCCCAAACCTATCTGAACCCGCCGCCGACCGACCCGATGCAGGCGAAAATGATGAAAATCATGCCTTTGGTTTTCTCCGTCATGTTCTTCTTCTTCCCTGCCGGTCTGGTATTGTACTGGGTGGTCAACAACCTCCTGACCATCGCCCAGCAATGGCACATCAACCGCAGCATCGAAAAACAACGCGCCCAAGGCGAAGTCGTTTCCTAA
- a CDS encoding SAM-dependent methyltransferase, translated as MMSPVLYLIPTPLGTPDTPCLLPHEQQAIVGLTDFVVEAEKTARAHLKHLGVTMPIRELNLQTLNEHTDLKTLLELLKPLQEGRSMGIVSEAGCPAVADPGANLVALAHKHGFEVRPLVGPSSLLLALMASGANGQSFAFKGYLPSEKNERIQSLKALEQRSRQQNETQLFIETPYRNDVLLADAVENLHSETRLCTATDLTLPTQEIISQTVVQWRKRKEMPNLKKRPTIFVMYAG; from the coding sequence ATGATGTCTCCTGTTTTGTATTTGATTCCTACGCCTTTGGGTACGCCCGATACGCCGTGCCTGTTGCCGCATGAACAACAGGCGATTGTCGGGCTGACGGATTTTGTCGTGGAAGCGGAAAAAACGGCGCGCGCGCATTTGAAACATTTGGGCGTGACAATGCCTATCCGCGAACTGAATTTGCAAACGCTGAACGAACACACGGATTTGAAGACTTTGCTGGAATTGCTGAAACCTTTGCAAGAAGGGCGCAGTATGGGCATTGTCAGCGAGGCGGGTTGCCCGGCTGTTGCCGATCCGGGTGCGAATCTGGTGGCTTTGGCGCATAAACACGGTTTTGAAGTGCGTCCGCTGGTCGGGCCTTCCAGCCTGCTGCTGGCTTTGATGGCTTCGGGTGCGAACGGGCAGAGTTTTGCGTTTAAGGGTTATCTGCCGTCTGAAAAAAACGAGCGGATTCAGAGTTTGAAGGCTTTGGAGCAACGTTCGCGCCAGCAGAATGAAACGCAGCTGTTTATCGAAACGCCGTATCGCAACGATGTGTTGTTGGCGGATGCGGTGGAAAACCTGCATTCTGAAACGCGTTTGTGTACGGCTACGGATTTGACGTTGCCGACTCAGGAAATCATCAGCCAGACGGTTGTGCAGTGGCGAAAAAGAAAAGAAATGCCCAATCTGAAAAAACGCCCGACGATTTTTGTGATGTATGCAGGTTGA
- a CDS encoding Maf family protein produces the protein MGLELPLILGTSSVFRREQMERLGIAFQAASPDFDETPMLGESAPQTALRLAEGKARSLAGRFPEALIVGADQVAWCDGRQWGKPMNLANAQKMLMHLSGREIEFYSAVVLLNTVTGRMQRHIDKTVVVMRKLDELHILRYLEREPDAVYCSCALKSEALGALLIERIESTDPNALIGLPVFRLVDFLKNEGVDVL, from the coding sequence ATGGGTTTGGAACTGCCTTTGATTTTGGGTACGAGTTCGGTTTTCCGCCGCGAACAGATGGAAAGGCTCGGCATTGCCTTTCAGGCGGCGTCCCCCGATTTTGACGAAACGCCGATGTTGGGGGAATCCGCCCCTCAGACGGCATTGCGCCTTGCCGAGGGTAAGGCGAGGTCGTTGGCCGGACGTTTCCCCGAGGCGTTGATTGTCGGTGCGGACCAGGTGGCGTGGTGCGACGGCAGGCAGTGGGGCAAGCCGATGAACCTTGCCAACGCGCAAAAGATGCTGATGCATTTGAGCGGCAGGGAGATTGAGTTTTACAGCGCGGTCGTTCTGCTAAATACGGTTACGGGCAGGATGCAGCGGCATATCGATAAGACGGTGGTCGTGATGAGGAAGTTGGACGAGCTGCACATCCTCCGCTATTTGGAGCGCGAGCCTGATGCGGTTTATTGCTCGTGTGCGTTGAAGAGCGAGGCTTTGGGTGCATTGTTGATCGAACGGATTGAGAGTACCGATCCGAATGCTTTAATCGGTTTGCCGGTTTTCCGTCTGGTCGATTTTTTGAAAAATGAGGGCGTGGATGTTTTGTAA
- a CDS encoding YceD family protein: protein MSDPNLIDPEIFAAEGQNLQGSFLLEELDERVSSHDYPADRQTKISFTLTGGRDRLQRLFLDLNVKADMPLICQRCIKPMPFMLDESSRIVLFSNEESLDESMLADEELEGILIEKELDVRTLVEDQILMSLPFSPRHEDCGDNGTLEEVNRDKPNPFAVLAGLKSN from the coding sequence ATGTCAGACCCTAATTTGATTGACCCGGAAATTTTTGCCGCCGAAGGGCAGAACCTGCAAGGCAGTTTTCTGCTGGAAGAATTGGATGAACGCGTCAGTTCGCACGATTATCCCGCCGACAGGCAGACCAAAATATCGTTTACACTGACCGGCGGTCGCGACCGGCTGCAACGCCTGTTCCTCGACCTGAACGTCAAAGCCGATATGCCCCTGATTTGCCAGAGATGTATCAAACCCATGCCGTTCATGCTTGATGAAAGCAGCCGTATCGTCCTGTTTTCCAACGAAGAGTCCTTGGACGAATCCATGCTTGCCGACGAAGAACTCGAAGGCATACTGATTGAAAAAGAACTCGACGTGCGCACATTGGTAGAAGACCAAATCCTGATGTCCCTGCCCTTTTCGCCGCGACACGAAGACTGCGGCGACAATGGGACACTGGAAGAAGTCAATCGGGACAAACCCAACCCCTTTGCTGTTTTGGCAGGTTTGAAAAGCAATTGA
- the rpmF gene encoding 50S ribosomal protein L32: MAVQQNKKSPSKRGMHRSHDALTAPALSVDSTTGEVHRPHHISPNGMYRGRKVVKVKGE; the protein is encoded by the coding sequence ATGGCCGTTCAACAAAACAAAAAATCCCCTTCCAAACGCGGTATGCACCGTTCGCACGACGCGCTGACCGCGCCTGCACTGTCTGTCGACAGCACAACCGGCGAAGTACACCGCCCGCACCACATCTCCCCCAACGGTATGTACCGCGGCCGCAAAGTGGTCAAAGTCAAAGGCGAATAA
- a CDS encoding phosphoribosyltransferase, giving the protein MKQKIWYTYDDIHRVIKALAEKIRNADIKYDAMIAIGGGGFIPARMLRCFLEIPIYAVTTAYYDSDNEGQVTEEVKKVQWLDPVPEALRGKNVLVVDEVDDSRVTMEFCLTELLKEDFGTIGVAVLHEKIKAKAGKIPEGIPYFSGITVEDWWINYPWDALDIDEHNRLAEAGRG; this is encoded by the coding sequence ATGAAACAGAAAATCTGGTACACCTACGATGACATCCACCGCGTCATCAAAGCATTGGCAGAAAAAATCCGGAACGCCGACATCAAATACGATGCCATGATTGCCATCGGCGGCGGCGGCTTTATTCCGGCACGTATGCTGCGCTGTTTTCTGGAAATTCCGATTTATGCCGTAACCACCGCCTATTACGACAGCGACAACGAAGGACAGGTTACAGAAGAAGTCAAAAAAGTCCAATGGCTCGACCCCGTTCCCGAAGCCCTGCGAGGCAAAAACGTCCTTGTTGTCGATGAAGTGGACGACAGCCGCGTAACCATGGAATTTTGCCTGACAGAGCTGCTTAAAGAAGACTTCGGCACCATCGGCGTCGCCGTACTGCACGAAAAAATCAAAGCCAAAGCAGGTAAAATCCCCGAAGGCATTCCCTATTTCAGCGGCATCACCGTAGAAGACTGGTGGATCAACTATCCATGGGACGCACTCGACATCGACGAACACAACCGCCTTGCCGAGGCCGGCCGAGGCTGA
- the plsX gene encoding phosphate acyltransferase PlsX gives MITLAVDAMGGDQGLAVTVPGATAFLQAHPDVRLIMTGDETQLRQALTAAGAPMERIDICHTAQIVGMDEAPQSALKNKKDSSMRVAINQVKEGKAQAAVSAGNTGALMATARFVLKTIPGIERPAIAKFLPSDTDHVTLALDLGANVDCTPEQLAQFAVIGSELVHALHPQKGQPRVGLVNVGTEDIKGTDTVKQTYKLLQNSKLNFIGNIESNGILYGEADVVVADGFVGNVMLKTIEGAVKFMSGAIRREFQSNLFNKLAAVAALPALKGLKNKLDPRKFNGAILLGLRGIVIKSHGGTDETGFRYALEEAYHEAKSAGLSKIEQGVAEQLAALETAKAVQNENADGL, from the coding sequence ATGATTACACTTGCCGTAGATGCCATGGGCGGCGACCAAGGACTTGCCGTTACCGTACCCGGCGCAACCGCATTCCTCCAAGCACACCCCGATGTCCGCCTGATTATGACCGGCGACGAAACGCAACTGCGCCAAGCCCTGACCGCGGCAGGCGCACCGATGGAACGCATCGACATCTGCCACACCGCACAAATCGTCGGCATGGACGAAGCGCCGCAATCCGCCCTGAAAAACAAAAAAGACTCCTCCATGCGCGTTGCCATCAACCAAGTTAAAGAAGGCAAAGCCCAAGCCGCCGTATCCGCAGGCAACACGGGCGCGCTCATGGCAACCGCACGTTTCGTCCTCAAAACCATTCCCGGCATCGAACGCCCCGCCATCGCCAAATTCCTTCCTTCCGACACCGACCACGTTACCCTCGCCCTCGACCTCGGCGCAAACGTCGACTGCACGCCCGAACAGCTCGCCCAATTTGCCGTTATCGGCAGCGAACTCGTCCACGCACTCCATCCTCAAAAAGGACAGCCGCGTGTCGGGCTGGTCAACGTCGGCACGGAAGACATCAAAGGTACGGACACCGTCAAACAAACCTACAAACTGCTGCAAAACAGCAAACTCAACTTTATCGGCAACATCGAAAGCAACGGCATCCTGTACGGCGAAGCAGATGTCGTCGTCGCCGACGGCTTTGTCGGCAACGTCATGCTCAAAACCATCGAAGGCGCGGTCAAATTCATGAGCGGAGCCATCCGCCGCGAATTCCAAAGCAACCTGTTCAACAAACTTGCCGCCGTTGCCGCCCTACCCGCCCTCAAAGGGCTGAAAAACAAACTCGATCCGCGCAAATTCAACGGGGCCATCCTGCTCGGGCTGCGCGGCATCGTCATCAAAAGCCACGGCGGCACAGACGAAACCGGTTTCCGCTACGCACTCGAAGAAGCCTACCACGAAGCCAAGTCCGCCGGCCTTTCCAAAATCGAACAAGGCGTTGCCGAACAACTCGCCGCACTCGAAACTGCCAAAGCCGTCCAAAACGAAAATGCCGACGGTCTGTAA
- a CDS encoding MafI family immunity protein, giving the protein MKTLEKRMKALDKRIMKFEKSLEGRLDARLIESALDYIHYSERFLAFEILCTYIEDFDVRLTEQESREISFINKEFEIESTSD; this is encoded by the coding sequence ATGAAGACATTAGAAAAACGGATGAAAGCTCTAGACAAACGGATTATGAAGTTCGAAAAATCCCTTGAAGGCAGGCTTGATGCCCGTCTGATTGAATCCGCATTGGATTATATTCATTATTCGGAACGTTTTTTGGCTTTTGAAATCCTGTGTACTTATATCGAAGATTTCGATGTCCGGCTGACGGAACAAGAATCCCGGGAAATTTCTTTTATCAACAAGGAATTTGAGATAGAAAGCACGTCCGATTAA
- a CDS encoding beta-ketoacyl-ACP synthase III, which produces MQYAKISGTGSYLPANRVSNDDLAQKVDTSDEWITARTGIKFRHIAAENEKTSDLAAEAARRALDAAGLDSGEIDLIIVATATPDMQFPSTATIVQQKLGITNGCPAFDVQAVCAGFMYALTTANAYIKSGMAKNALVIGAETFSRIVDWNDRTTCVLFGDGAGAVVLSAADKPGIIHSKLKADGNYLKLLNVPGQIACGKVSGSPYISMDGPGVFKFAVKMLSKIADDVIEEAGYTAAQIDWIVPHQANRRIIESTAKHLGLSMDKVVLTVQDHGNTSAASIPLALDTGIRSGQIKRGQNLLLEGIGGGFAWGAVLLQY; this is translated from the coding sequence ATGCAGTATGCAAAAATTTCCGGCACGGGCAGCTATCTTCCCGCCAACCGCGTCAGCAATGACGACCTTGCCCAAAAGGTAGATACCTCTGACGAGTGGATTACCGCGCGTACGGGCATCAAGTTCCGCCATATTGCAGCCGAAAATGAGAAAACCAGCGATCTTGCCGCCGAAGCAGCCCGCCGCGCACTGGATGCAGCCGGATTAGACAGCGGCGAAATCGATTTAATTATTGTGGCGACGGCAACGCCGGATATGCAGTTTCCTTCTACCGCCACCATCGTCCAACAAAAATTGGGCATCACCAACGGCTGCCCCGCGTTTGACGTACAGGCGGTGTGTGCGGGCTTTATGTACGCGCTGACCACGGCAAACGCCTACATTAAAAGTGGCATGGCGAAAAACGCGCTGGTCATCGGCGCGGAAACCTTCAGCCGCATCGTCGATTGGAACGACCGCACAACCTGCGTATTGTTCGGCGACGGCGCGGGCGCGGTGGTTTTGAGCGCGGCGGACAAACCGGGCATCATCCACAGCAAACTCAAAGCCGACGGCAATTATCTGAAACTCTTAAACGTCCCCGGGCAAATCGCCTGCGGCAAAGTTTCCGGTTCGCCGTACATTTCGATGGACGGTCCCGGCGTGTTCAAGTTTGCCGTCAAAATGCTGTCCAAAATCGCCGATGACGTTATCGAAGAAGCCGGTTATACCGCCGCTCAAATCGACTGGATCGTGCCGCATCAGGCAAACCGCCGCATTATCGAATCGACCGCGAAACATTTAGGTTTGAGTATGGACAAAGTCGTCCTGACCGTCCAAGACCACGGCAACACGTCCGCCGCATCGATTCCGCTGGCTTTGGATACGGGCATCCGCAGCGGACAAATCAAACGCGGTCAAAACCTGCTGCTCGAAGGCATCGGCGGCGGTTTCGCGTGGGGCGCGGTATTGCTGCAATATTGA
- a CDS encoding DUF1294 domain-containing protein encodes MKRQAFFKLMACAAFLSAVSLRLPVLGACYAILSLYAFALYGIDKRRAVRGKRRIPEHRLLLPALFGGWAGAYLGSRIFRHKTAKKRFVVLFRLTVSGNVLATLILIYSGLNLNQYGVASP; translated from the coding sequence ATGAAGCGGCAGGCTTTCTTCAAACTGATGGCGTGTGCGGCATTTCTGTCTGCCGTTTCGCTGCGCCTCCCCGTATTGGGCGCGTGTTACGCAATATTGTCCCTCTATGCGTTTGCACTTTACGGCATCGACAAACGGCGTGCCGTGCGGGGAAAACGCCGCATTCCCGAACACCGCCTGCTGCTGCCTGCCTTGTTCGGCGGTTGGGCGGGCGCATACTTGGGCAGCAGGATATTCAGGCATAAAACGGCGAAAAAGCGTTTTGTTGTGCTGTTCCGTCTGACTGTTTCGGGCAATGTCCTGGCGACCCTCATCCTGATTTATAGTGGATTAAATTTAAACCAGTACGGCGTTGCCTCGCCTTAG
- the fabD gene encoding ACP S-malonyltransferase, producing the protein MSFAFFFPGQGSQSLGMMNGFAEHAIVKNTFDEASAILGQDLWAMINGSDAEIIGQTVNTQPIMLAAGVAVYRAYLEAGGKTPAAVAGHSLGEYTALVAADALDFADAVKLVRLRAELMQSAVPQGVGAMAAILGLEDEQVKQICAEAAQGEVVEAVNFNSPGQVVIAGNAAAVGRAMTAAKEAGAKRALPLPVSVPSHCSLMKPAADKLAEALKTVEIKQPQIRVIHNADVAAYDDADKIKDALVRQLYSPVRWTETVNALVSDGIAESAECGPGKVLAGLAKRINKAAACSALTDAGQIAAFIETH; encoded by the coding sequence ATGTCTTTTGCCTTCTTTTTTCCCGGACAAGGTTCCCAAAGCCTCGGTATGATGAACGGCTTTGCCGAACACGCCATCGTCAAAAACACATTTGACGAAGCCTCCGCCATATTAGGGCAGGACTTGTGGGCGATGATTAACGGCAGCGATGCCGAAATCATCGGTCAAACCGTCAATACCCAACCCATCATGCTCGCCGCCGGCGTTGCCGTTTACCGCGCCTATTTGGAAGCGGGCGGCAAAACGCCTGCCGCCGTTGCCGGACACAGCCTCGGCGAATATACCGCGCTTGTCGCCGCCGACGCATTGGATTTTGCCGACGCGGTCAAACTCGTGCGCCTGCGCGCCGAACTGATGCAGTCCGCCGTACCGCAAGGCGTGGGCGCAATGGCGGCGATTCTCGGCTTGGAAGATGAGCAGGTAAAACAAATTTGCGCCGAAGCCGCCCAAGGCGAAGTGGTCGAAGCCGTCAACTTCAACTCGCCCGGACAAGTCGTAATTGCAGGCAATGCCGCCGCCGTCGGACGCGCCATGACCGCCGCCAAAGAAGCCGGTGCCAAACGCGCCCTGCCGCTGCCCGTGTCCGTACCTTCCCATTGCAGCCTCATGAAACCCGCCGCCGACAAACTCGCCGAAGCCCTGAAAACCGTTGAAATCAAGCAGCCGCAAATCCGCGTTATCCACAACGCCGACGTTGCCGCCTACGATGATGCCGACAAAATCAAAGACGCGCTCGTCCGCCAGCTTTACAGCCCCGTACGCTGGACGGAAACCGTCAACGCCCTCGTTTCAGACGGCATTGCCGAATCCGCCGAATGCGGCCCGGGCAAAGTTCTGGCAGGTCTGGCAAAACGCATCAACAAAGCCGCCGCGTGCAGCGCACTGACCGATGCCGGACAGATTGCCGCCTTTATCGAAACGCACTGA
- the msbA gene encoding lipid A export permease/ATP-binding protein MsbA has translation MIEKLTFGLFKKEDARSFMRLMAYVRPYKIRIIAALIAIFGVAATESYLAAFIAPLINHGFSAPAAPPELSAAAGILSTLQNWREQFTYMVWGTENKIWTVPLFLIILVVIRGICRFTSTYLMTWVSVMTISKIRKDMFAKMLTLSSRYHQETPSGTVLMNMLNLTEQSVSNASDIFTVLTRDTMIVTGLTIVLLYLNWQLSLIVVLMFPLLSLLSRYYRDRLKHVISDSQKSIGTMNNVIAETHQGHRVVKLFNGQAQAANRFDAINRTIVRLSKKITQATAAHSPFSELIASIALAVVIFIALWQSQNGYTTIGEFMAFIVAMLQMYAPIKSLANISIPMQTMFLAADGVCAFLDTPPEQDKGTLAPQRVEGRISFRNVDVEYRSDGIKALDGFNLDIRQGERVALVGRSGSGKSTVVNLLPRFVEPSAGNICIDGIDIADIKLDCLRAQFALVSQDVFLFDDTLFENVRYSRPDAGEAEVLSALQAANLQSLIDASPLGLHQPIGSNGSNLSGGQRQRVAIARAILKDAPILLLDEATSALDNESERLVQQALERLMENRTGIIVAHRLTTIEGADRIIVMDDGKIIEQGTHEQLMSQNGYYTMLRNISNKDAAVRTA, from the coding sequence ATGATAGAAAAACTGACTTTCGGACTGTTTAAAAAAGAAGACGCGCGCAGCTTTATGCGCCTGATGGCATACGTCCGCCCCTACAAAATCCGCATCATTGCCGCCCTGATTGCCATTTTCGGCGTTGCCGCCACCGAAAGCTACCTTGCCGCCTTCATCGCCCCCCTGATTAACCACGGCTTTTCCGCACCCGCCGCGCCGCCCGAGCTGTCTGCCGCCGCCGGCATCCTTTCCACCCTGCAAAACTGGCGCGAACAGTTTACCTATATGGTTTGGGGGACGGAAAACAAAATCTGGACCGTCCCGCTCTTCCTCATCATTCTCGTCGTCATCCGTGGCATCTGCCGCTTTACCAGCACCTATCTGATGACTTGGGTCTCCGTGATGACCATCAGCAAAATCCGCAAAGATATGTTTGCCAAAATGCTGACCCTTTCCTCCCGCTACCATCAGGAAACGCCGTCCGGCACCGTACTGATGAATATGCTCAACCTGACCGAACAGTCGGTCAGCAACGCCAGCGACATATTCACCGTCCTCACGCGCGACACGATGATCGTTACCGGCCTGACCATCGTCCTGCTTTACCTCAACTGGCAGCTCAGCCTTATCGTCGTCCTGATGTTCCCCCTGCTCTCCCTGCTCTCGCGCTACTACCGCGACCGTCTGAAACACGTCATTTCCGACTCGCAAAAAAGCATAGGCACGATGAACAACGTGATTGCCGAAACCCATCAGGGACACCGCGTCGTCAAGCTGTTCAACGGGCAGGCGCAGGCGGCAAACCGGTTCGACGCGATCAACCGCACCATCGTCCGCCTCAGCAAAAAAATCACGCAGGCAACGGCGGCACATTCCCCGTTCAGCGAACTAATCGCCTCGATCGCCCTCGCCGTCGTCATCTTCATCGCCCTGTGGCAAAGCCAAAACGGCTACACCACCATCGGCGAATTTATGGCATTCATCGTCGCGATGCTGCAAATGTACGCCCCCATCAAAAGCCTTGCCAACATTAGCATCCCTATGCAGACGATGTTCCTCGCCGCCGACGGCGTATGTGCATTTCTCGACACCCCGCCCGAACAGGACAAAGGCACGCTCGCACCGCAGCGTGTCGAAGGGCGCATCAGCTTCCGCAACGTCGATGTCGAATACCGTTCGGACGGCATCAAAGCCCTCGACGGCTTCAACCTCGACATCAGACAAGGCGAACGCGTCGCCCTGGTCGGACGTTCCGGCAGCGGCAAATCCACCGTCGTCAACCTGCTGCCCCGCTTTGTCGAACCGTCTGCCGGCAACATCTGCATAGACGGTATCGACATCGCCGACATCAAACTCGACTGCCTGCGCGCCCAATTTGCCCTCGTCTCCCAAGACGTATTCCTGTTTGACGACACCCTGTTTGAAAACGTCCGATATAGCCGTCCCGACGCGGGCGAAGCCGAAGTCCTATCCGCCCTCCAAGCCGCTAACCTGCAAAGCCTGATCGACGCATCACCGCTCGGACTGCACCAGCCCATCGGATCGAACGGCAGCAACTTATCCGGCGGACAGCGGCAACGCGTTGCCATTGCCCGCGCCATTTTGAAAGACGCGCCGATATTATTATTGGACGAAGCCACCAGCGCATTGGACAACGAATCCGAACGCCTCGTCCAACAGGCGCTCGAACGCCTGATGGAAAACCGCACCGGCATCATCGTCGCCCACCGCCTGACCACCATCGAAGGGGCCGACCGCATCATCGTAATGGACGACGGCAAAATCATCGAACAAGGCACACACGAACAACTGATGTCCCAAAACGGCTACTACACGATGTTACGCAATATCTCAAACAAAGATGCCGCCGTCCGGACGGCATAA